The Nitrospirota bacterium genomic sequence CACATCAGACTTGATCAAACGCGTGTACGAACATAAGAACGACTTAGCCGATAGTTTTACAAAGAAATACGCTGTTCACTCCCTTGTGTGGTATGAGATACATGACACAGCAAAAGCAGCCATTATAAGAGAGAAGCAGATAAAGAAATGGAAGCGGAAGTGGAAATTATCTCTCATAGAGAATGCCAATCCAGACTGGAACGATTTGTATGAGAGACTCACGAACAACCCTGGATTCCTGCTTCCGCAGGAATGACAGCACGGACAGAATGATAAATGCAACGATATGCTTTCACACGAATTCCTGAAGAACCTGCTTAATAACAGCATATATACCATCTTTAGAGAAATGGGAGACAAATTTTAAAACAAGGAGGAGAAAAATAGAAATCAATATAAAAGATAGAATTATAGGAGATAATCATCCTGTTTTCATAATAGCGGAATTATCAGCAAATCACCTGCAGAAATTTGACCTCGCTGTAGATACAATCAAAGCAATAAAAGAATCAGGTGCAGATGCTGTAAAGCTCCAGACATATACACCT encodes the following:
- a CDS encoding GIY-YIG nuclease family protein, translated to MKCFYVYMLCNKRNGTLYVGVTSDLIKRVYEHKNDLADSFTKKYAVHSLVWYEIHDTAKAAIIREKQIKKWKRKWKLSLIENANPDWNDLYERLTNNPGFLLPQE